The sequence CGTCGATGCGGTGACGCCGGACGATCTCGCGCTCACCCTCAAGGCCGAACGGCCCCCGATCCAGGAGGACTTCCATCCTCCTCGGGCAGGGCGGCTCCGGCGCATCGACGGAGCGTACGAGAAACCACAGGGAATCGAGTCCGGCTTCCGCGAAGGCGGCGAGCCCCATCCGCCCGGTGGTGAGGAAGACCCGCTCACCGAGTGCGGGCAGCAGCTCGGCGGCCTCGGCGAGCGACGCGACGGAGTGCCAGCGGTCACCCTCCTGGGCGACCCAGCCGGGCCGGCGGAGGGCGAGGAGAGGAACATGGGCCTGCGCGGCGGCCAGGGCCGCGTTCCGGCTCATGGTGGCGGCGAAGGGGTGGGTGGCATCGACCAGAGCGTCGACGTGGTGCTCACGTACCCACGCCGCAAGCCCGTCGGGCCCCCCGAACCCGCCGACGCGCACGCCACCGGGCGGCAGCCGGGGAGCGGCCACGCGCCCGGCGAGGGAGGTGGTGACGCGCACGCGCGGTTCACCGACCAGGCTCTCGACGAGTCGACGGGCCTCGGTGGTCCCTCCCAGAACAAGAACATGCTTCACGTGCATCATCGGAACGGACTCTTCTCATGAACGACGCTCATGACCGCTGAGGCGCGGGGCGGTCGCAGTGCCCAACTCAAGCACACGGGTCTGCGCCCCGGCTGGACGACCGGTGCGTGCGCGACGGCGGCGACGACGGCCGCGTACACGGCCCTGCTGACCGGCGACTTCCCGGACCCGGTGAGCATCACACTGCCGAGGGGCCAGACACCGGCGTTCGCGCTGGCGGTGGAGGAGCTGAGCCCCGGGCGGGCGAGCGCCGGGGTGGTGAAGGACGCGGGGGACGACCCGGACGTGACGCACGGGGCGCTGGTGAGGGCGACGGTACGGCGGCTGCCGCCGGGCTCCGGGGTGGTGTTCCGGGCGGGCTCCGGCGTCGGCACGGTCACCCTCCCCGGCCTGCCGCTGGACGTCGGGGAGCCCGCGGTGAACCCGGTGCCGCGCCGGCTGATGCGTGAGCATGTGGAGCGGGTGGCGGCAGAGTACGGGGAGCCGGGGGACGTGGAGGTGACGGTGTCGGTGGACCACGGCGAGGAGATCGCCCGCTCCACGTGGAACGGCCGGCTCGGCATCCTGGGCGGCCTGTCGATCCTGGGCACGACAGGGGTGGTCGTCCCGTACTCCTGCTCGGCCTGGATCGACTCGATCCGCCGGGGGGTGGACGTGGCAAGAGCGGCAGGCCTGACACATGTGGCGGGCTGCACGGGCTCGACGTCGGAGAAGACGGTGGTCGCGGAGTACAACCTCCCGGACATAGCACTCCTGGACATGGGCGACTTCGCGGGCGCGGTCCTCAAGTACGTACGCCGACACCCCATCCCCCGCCTCACGATCTGCGGAGGCTTCGCGAAACTCTCCAAACTGGCGGCCGGCCACCTGGACCTCCACTCGGCCCGCTCCCAGGTGAACAAGCCTTTCCTGGCGGCCCTGGCCCGCGAGGGCGGCGCGACCGAGGAGCTGGCGTCCCGCATAGCCACGGCCAACACGGGCCTGGAGGCGCTGCGGCTGAGCGAGGCGGAGGGTGTGCGCTTGGGCGACCTGGTGGCGTCCCGCGCCCGCGACGAGGCGCTGTCGGTGCTGCGGGGCGCACCGGTGGAGGTGGACGTGATCTGCATCGACAGGGCGGGGGTGGTGGTGGGGCGGTCGTAGCTCGTTTCCGCGCCCGCCCCACCACCAAGGC is a genomic window of Streptomyces sp. SID8374 containing:
- a CDS encoding cobalt-precorrin-5B (C(1))-methyltransferase; amino-acid sequence: MTAEARGGRSAQLKHTGLRPGWTTGACATAATTAAYTALLTGDFPDPVSITLPRGQTPAFALAVEELSPGRASAGVVKDAGDDPDVTHGALVRATVRRLPPGSGVVFRAGSGVGTVTLPGLPLDVGEPAVNPVPRRLMREHVERVAAEYGEPGDVEVTVSVDHGEEIARSTWNGRLGILGGLSILGTTGVVVPYSCSAWIDSIRRGVDVARAAGLTHVAGCTGSTSEKTVVAEYNLPDIALLDMGDFAGAVLKYVRRHPIPRLTICGGFAKLSKLAAGHLDLHSARSQVNKPFLAALAREGGATEELASRIATANTGLEALRLSEAEGVRLGDLVASRARDEALSVLRGAPVEVDVICIDRAGVVVGRS
- a CDS encoding cobalt-precorrin-6A reductase; protein product: MMHVKHVLVLGGTTEARRLVESLVGEPRVRVTTSLAGRVAAPRLPPGGVRVGGFGGPDGLAAWVREHHVDALVDATHPFAATMSRNAALAAAQAHVPLLALRRPGWVAQEGDRWHSVASLAEAAELLPALGERVFLTTGRMGLAAFAEAGLDSLWFLVRSVDAPEPPCPRRMEVLLDRGPFGLEGEREIVRRHRIDVLVTKDSGGDATAPKLTAAREAGIPVVVVRRPPVPEGVPVAATSDEAAEWVRRRYASG